TGTTTTAAGATacttattcttttaatatctGCAAGTGGCAATCTAAGAAAAATTAACcataaatgttacatttataagTACAGAAACTATACGACATGGCCAGTGGGTCAATCTTATAAAACGGTAATTgctttcataatatttcaaaattaatagattGTTACTATTTTCTCGAAACATGGCTATTTGGTAATAATGATTAAGAATCAGGGaacaatataactatataaaaatattgtagacAAATGTCTCATTAACACAAACTAACTTTAAACTGGGCACTGCTATGCATAActttatacaacattttaacTAACACTGTCAAATATAGCAATTCGTTTGACAATtcgacaaaaataaatacgtaatacGGCggattgattaaaataataaaaaataataaatataataacgtatTTCCTACTTAAGAATTCATTGTTCATGTGGCTTAAACTAATAAAGCTCTcgtttttctataaaatctaAGCTTGAGATTcctttatatacaaaataatgaataaaaatgccgtttgaaaaagttattatatatagaataagtTTGCATGTACGCCTATCACAAATTAATCATGGATCAAAATATAACACACAATATAgataagttaaaaattaaatagattgctcatctattttaattgaacaaaTGGCTAATTGGGAgctttaagaatattttttagcatttttgtaacaaaatgaataaacaaagtCCCTCGTGTACTTATTGATATTTTCTGTacgttatcattattttaataaagaatgataaaactaaaataaaaaaaaacttcataagAGAATAAATGTGTGCGTCagtctatgtatattttaattgttatataatagagAGTGCATTATATTTGCCGAAATTCGccaaataaatcattacaagGGTAAACgacataaataaagttataacacGTTACACTTAtcttatatctaataataatgtatataaccACAGTTATAACACGCGAGATTAATTAACTTCATCATTAAACATCATGAAATAcgttaatgaaacaaaaacagcaACCATAATcattagaataatataatgtttacaataattagGCAATAACAAACTTTATACCTACAATACTATCATAAAATGTTACTTAAAGTACGCCAACACAATAGCTTCGCCAGAAGCCGAAGAAAGGCACAAAATTCATAAGATACAGCGCGAATATTCGTTATTCGTCTTTTCATAAGAAATTATTCTTTGGAAATACCATGTATCACTCATTTTCGCTTTACAGATTAAATCAACTTACTTTTATGAAGGCAACATTGTATAACAATAAGGTGCAATAAGcgatcaaataataattattataccatTACAGTAAGTTAGTGAATTACACGAATCTGCACAGATtgatcattaattattaacttcaatttcttaaacattatttttaactgcaTTTTGcatgtgaatttttttaaactattttatacaagttAAATTACTCTGCCAAATAAGTACATTATTGGATGAATGCTAATTTGAATTTCACTTTAGTATGAtcttaaattacttttaaatgtaatgatagttttaaaagattaaacgtcttgttttttttttttacataatagaGTAAGATAATTGAACTTTATATTGCCAAATTGAAGCTTGTAATTGATAggaacttattatatttattacgaacaagtaaataaaagaaatagtaaTTTCACGTATCAATCAAAAGTGGCacgttaaaatacaaattgacaTGTCTATGGAGAAAACTATAAGTTGTCTTTCCATTTACCCTAAAATAATAGTTCAAAAGTATGGACGGAATGTTGTGCTTCCATGTGTCGTTGCCAATTAAATAGTCTAATTAATTGATACAATGTAATAAGCTGACATAACCTGTTTAATGGTTAACGCTAATAGCCCCGATTCTGATATTGAATTATAGTCAACATTTTCGTTGTATAATACCGGTCACTAACATTCGCACGAATACTAGCACCATAACACATAGGTAATTAAGATGTTTGCAAATTTTTGTCCCCAACATTTGTATAATGCGCAAACATTTGTACAATGCGCGAATGTTTGCACGCATGTGAGTGACCCGGGTACTACTATCTGACTGCGAACTACTGAAATAGAGTGAAAGTTTCAATAAAGTGTCCTAATGAAAGCACAGCTATATAAAACactaacttatataaattcatcaCACCTTAACGGTTTTTAATTGTACTTAATCACAAGCACATCGGATGAATATTTCTACATAGGCTTAAATGTTTTACAGTTGTATTAACCACATCAGAATCGGtgacattaattaaatcaaaacatcTACATAACcatgtaaaaaaaagtgtGCATTAAGTTGTTTAAATCTGATACTACTGTACGTACGTATATGTAACCGGCAAAATGGAGTATTTTCTTAAGTTTAATCTACTGGTAATAATCACCCGTTATAGGTTGTGTTTaggttattattgtttatcgaCCGTCCGTTTAAGCCATTGTGTGAAATGCCGCAGTTGCCACACTGCGCGCGCCGATTCCTCGCGCAAGCGCGCGTTGTGGCGTCTTAGACGTTTTACCTGTAAAGTTAATTGAATAGATACAATatatcatacaatatatatttattgtatctgtCTACATCAAAGTACAGTGATATTTGGATCTGTATCCATTATAAAGATTTCAGATTTATCgagaatataaatttgattttcttttcattgCTGATCAAAGCGACCatttaccaattttttttttatcttaattaatgatatttgtcAAGAAAAGAGAGAGGTGTGtgtaaattgttgtaatttctctatacatattatgcaGAACAAAAGAGAGGCTCTCCgaatttatcttaaataaatgcaaaacagAAATGAGCTAGAGCGAAGATagcattatttcttatatcttCATACACATGTAAACTAGAGGTgcctacataattttattttcacacatGTAGAGCGGAGATTATAGAATTTATCTTAGGTATAATATAGTAGAGCAGAAAtcgtttacaaatatatagcaAAAACTGGAGTCGCGTTCACATAatacctctacaaatgtagAGCACAAGATGCTCTACATgtctacatataatatagagCCAAAGAAATAGTGGCACCTCCTCCTCCAGCTGGTGGTGGTGTCGCTGCGCGCATGCCGCGTCCGCCTCCAGCGCCGCGACGCGCTCGGCGAGCCCGCAGCCGCACGCGCTCGCCTCGGCGCTCGGCTTGGCCGCGCTGCTGCCGGCCGCTACGGGCGTTACGCGCTCGTTCGactgaaaattattatgacaATGCATAAATTATCTTCACATGGTCAACTTTACGGTCGggatgaataataaaaatgaatatcttgcgtttatttattctgttaaaaagtgttaaatttgtaatgcatgaatttttatatgaaaaaagtaGAGGCGATTGTGGACCGTGTCACTGAGTTGACTCAAAAAATAAGATTCATCCATCAATTTCATCAATTTCAACCCCCACCGCCCTTTTTTACGACTTGAAAAAAGTTGGATCCACCGATTTACATAAATAGCTATTTATGTCTCGTTtcgattaaataatacttacaacacatcaatattaaattgtatgtctatttaaaaaataagtaactcACAGGCCTTTCATTCCACTCACGAGCAGAATCATTCGGCAGTGTCTCTAGAGGTGATTCTGAGGTATCCAGAGATGGGTATTGATGCTCTTCACATATCTGAAAATTCACAAATAACAGCCAATAACActtaattgaaaaagaaaaaaaaatcatttaataaaaatctttgtaGCCTACAATcgaatgtatttgtattatacttATACAATCCAGTTTGATTGTACTCTTCTACTCATATACCTAAAATTTTGTGAAGATTGATGTACTTTCATACATACAAAGatgaataatgataaatacagatatattAGTCTGGATTAGTATGTCGGTTACTCTTGAAGTGAAAACatgttaaaagtttatttgattaCTAGTGGTAGTGAAGTTTATTTCGAGTATGCGCAgtctatttaaattcaattaaagtaCTTTATAGCACATTcactaaataaatactgttaaagaaatatacaattgGAGAGGAGCGGTAATGGTAATGTTTCATGTCCACTTATATCAGGTCCATACATCTGtatcactgatcgattttctttatacttaAGTTCATAGTCCGtgtgtataatctatatagGAAGAAAGTTGATCAAAACGCTGCCGAAACAACAGTAGGAATACCTGTAACATAGCCCTAGTCGCGGTGTGCACGAGCGCGGCCCAGTCCAGTGCGGAGGCATCGGGCAGGGGCAGGGGGTTCCCCCCCGAGCTGCTCGACCGACTCGGCGCTGCGGACGCGCCCGCGCTGTTCGACTTGGACTCGCCCAGCTCAGCGTCCATCAGGCGCATCAGCTCCTCCtaaaataatggaaataacatataagtgTTCGGTTTCACAGATCCCCGATATGTTCCGTTTAGCTTATCTATCAATTAAAGTGATAAATATGATAACAAATTTGTTTGACAATTAGttctgttttgaaaaattgaagttataaaatttatatatgcgCATGTACGTACAGTGAGTGAGGACGTATTAGCGGAGGCCCGCGGACGGCGCGCATGTCTCGGCGAGTCATCTTGCGAGCGGCGACGCACCGCCGCCTCGCCGCCGGGTGACGCTGCACTGCGGCCTGAACCACCTGCGGGACGAGCAGGGTTCGAAAATTaggtaattaaattgtttatattaatatattggatatttatatggatattTAGTTTGTTACAATAGACATATCGATTTTTTAACTTTCACCTGAGTCAAGCCGGGCAAAGCCAGCGTAAGATCTTTTAACTATcatacattaaatacaaacgaagcataagctatatatatataaatgaatacttatttcccttggtcacggcatcacgcTTGAACGGCTGAACCGATGTAAAAACTTCTtgcaccattagaaagctgcaattacactgagtgactTAGGcaacatatgtaccacgagtgaaaccggggcgaacagctagtattatataataatataataacaaataacacacCGGTGCCATATCCGGACGTGTCGGAGCGCGGCGGCgaggcggcgcggcggcggcccGGCTGCTGCGCCCACGCCTCGCCCGCGTAGCTCTGGCACTCGCACCGCCCGCTCGTTGCGAACGTTAGCGTCACCTGCTCGACGAAACACCTATTTTACTaatcatatttgaatataattggaAAGTTGCAATGTGAGCGAGTTTAGCGTTcgtatgacattaaaaaaatcactatataattaaaatatgttcattGCAAAATGATGTAGCAAAAAATTAGAATTCGAGCATTCTGATTTACTAATATTAGCATGGTTCTCAATAATTCAAAGAAATTATGAGAGGTATCTTTGCTAAAGCTTAtcagacatttttttaaggcAGTGgatgatgtattttataaaacagaatTTAGCTTATATAGTAAAGTAAgttgtttataattcattagatatttagaaaaaattcgcatttcaattttttatgatttggtgtattttataataatatgacaaaCATTACGTCTTTCTACGCATCGGTACGCGCCTAACTTGAACGTGGCCCAAATGTTTGGTCACACAATGGTAAGTAACCACAATCGCCTatgaattgcacaaatttgcAGAAATATTGCctctaaaaatttattgccaCCGTTAGTATAAAAGGGATAAATGAAGGATCGCCGACGATAGAAGAACAATATGGAGAGGATCCAGAGTTCGGACATTGCACTCACGGTGACGGGGTCGGAGGTCTTCAGCAGGTCGACCAGGTGATCGTGCGGCAGCGCGACGACGGCGGCGCGGCACACCTCGAGCaggcgcgcgccgcgccgcacgcccgcgcgcgccgccggcCCGCCGCCCTCCACCGCCGTCACCAGCCCGTCCGGTTGGACGTGGAAACCTGAAATTGAAGAGCACAATGTTTTACTGACTATATCGAATAGGTATTACAAGTAAATTATGATATGTAAAATACCGATATTTTTGACCgagtcaagtgcgagtcgaaCTCGCAACACTAAGCGGATTAACGCGGGTTCCGTTCAATTAGATATCACTATCACAGTTCATGATATGTAGCCTGGTAACaaaaagacagacagatagacccCTTTTTGGATTGTCAGTGACCTCTTTTTGGTAGAAAACATATAAAGGTAGACTAGCTTGTGAAGAGtgattttgtaaaaatgtttattatagatatgCCTAACTACATGAAGTAGTCCAATTGTATAAATAGGAATATAGCATAAATAGTACTTAGGAAGTAAAATCgacctataaataatttaattgtattaaatacaaaagtataatttttcttcaaGTTCACATTACACAGATgacttttatacataattttgaaaaagttaattaataattattatcaaattaattatgataaaatgatACACACTTACCAAGTTGCGACGCAGCACCTCGCTCTAGCGTGATCTCGGAGAGCGCATGCGCGTGCGCCGGCGCCACGCTGGCGAGCCGCCGCAGCAGCGCGTCGGTACCgttgcgcacgcgcacgctTTCGCCGCGGTGGTAGTATATTCGTGTCCATTCACCCGTTACTATCCATCCtgcaatttaaatgataaaaaaaatctatagcgctcttaaatacattttttcattaacatatttaatttcttttattgtatgaCATTACCTTAATTTTTTCAAgtaattatctatactaataacataaaacgaAACAGTTTGTCTTAATACAAatagtttcataaataatttaaagaaatcctTTCACTGTTGAATTATGCCTGTAATTCCTGTGACATACAAGAATCTGTacttatcaattataaaaaataaatctaattgtcatataaagtaaatagaaAGTTTTTTGGTTtgggaaaataataataatttataaccaaACTTACCAAGTAAAGTATTAGTTGGCACCGCTAAAATTATCTGCCTTGAATGTTCCTCGACAAAGACTATGGTATCAGCCGACACGCCCATTATACATTCAAGCAATGTGCCACCCGATCCTTCATCTTGTACTTGTAcctaaaaagttaattaatgaatttactACTATTgttaccaaataaaaaacttttcccAAACAAAACCCTTGTCAAAACTTTgataataacattatgttataatacatattataaaattacaactacatatttataaaaaaacactaattttataaaaaggctcaatcgccttcaaattgttagaactacACCAAGTCATTTCAACTTGGTTGGACCACATCAAAAGCAgcaattttcaaacaaaataaaaaattatgaggtaacaaccacaaaaaacaaacgcccgaattgataacctcctacTTTTTAtgaagttggttgaaaataaacttacaTGAAAACATAGGGCACCACCAACTAGGACATCATTGCTACAATCTTCTAGTTTTTGAACTAATGCATTGTTACTGCTTGAATTATTGCTACTCTTCATTaataatgatgaaaatattgctgaaaaataagataaacacatttattattcattaaaaacaaaaatgtaaattatgtcaaaataccattatatgttaataataacatgaaaaatatgCAAGTAATTGTTGTGacttacaaaatttttgaCCCGTTTCTACAGTGGTGGCTGTGACGTAATTCTTAGCTAAATCTTTCAGGTACTCTTGTCGCGTTCGTGTTGCCATTGTACTAAACTTAGGTGACTGTATGGCTGCATTTTCAccatttattatctataaacaatattccattataagacatttaattattaaaaaaatctacttCAAATTTcccatattttatttcctcatatattcaaaatgattttatgaataattttacctTACTAAGTAACAGATCAGTAAACGCTTCACCCTTCGGGTAAACAGCTCCATCTTTTATCGGCGGTCCAAACAAAGGCACTTCTTTAGCCCGACTTACGGCTATGCTATAATGCGTATTCTCTGAACATGGATCAATTACtctaacaacaacaaaaacatgTTGGAATTGAGATCGTATATTACGCGGTGTGAACGGTGCCGCGCCCGGTTCTTGGAAGACAATAGTGACTATATCGTTGCCTATGTGCCGCTTCCTTAGCAACTGCTGTCGGTTATTTGGTGTATACGGAAGCATGGTTGACACATGGAACATTATTTCGCACCCTTGATACGTCGTATAAACAGAATATAGCCCGGTCGAGTCGGTGCGATTATCTAATCCCGCTTTGTACTTGTCGAATTCCTTTAATCTCACAGTTTGTCCGAGCATTTGTAGAAATTCGACAAATGCAGGGCCAGCTTCTTGATTGTTATACATTTCTTCCTCTGTGGATTGACCACTTTTGCAATACATAACACCAACTTTATAATGCCTGGTAACACGTTGTTCATCTAATCGTAATAATTGTTCCTCTGTAGCAGTATTTGTAATGCCGAGTCtgaaacgaaataatattatttattttatcaaataaagtcttataaaattaaaaatattacattttaaatttagtaccTCAAGCAATTAAGCTGTAATTCAGGAGCGATATAATCTAAAACTTCTTTCGTATTATAAGTGGCACTGTTATTACTGGGTTTCACAATAGGTAAAACATCTTCCAAGACAGATCCTCGCAAGGTTAGTAATTCAGACGTTCTGATAATGAGTCTGTATTGCCAAGCAAGCTGGGATGCAGGTGCAGACGCATCTCCTCCTCCCCGACGTAATTCAACTCTTTCCTTTTTGATAGAAATAGCTATAGGACCAAGGTTTTCATCCATACCAAACCAGTTTTGATGAgctaaaatcaataaacaagcagttagttaaaatttctaaattctgCCAATTGTATCAAA
Above is a genomic segment from Zerene cesonia ecotype Mississippi chromosome 19, Zerene_cesonia_1.1, whole genome shotgun sequence containing:
- the LOC119834411 gene encoding signal-induced proliferation-associated 1-like protein 1, with translation MYAPDHHRRKEVKDVMYRSNSSLDLIYAEHPSGNGLRREYGSHGSIDVIGGANDRLPTMVHNYSGVSSGEKPSSLTRVTDRFSEILTSDHADGPTPRASVSPKPRLKLNKLWGGNAPLISRHSNDDSSISNIADVNKRKQFAHYDCQSLMANLSYAAEIRGALLSRRRNTTTGASAASLLATRGLPPGEDTVPDTGDGRSNELLESCPFFRNELGGEEERCVSLCHRTARGGIPGQYGGWHRPRAAYGFSVLEFPPGHTHWRHGCPYAKTVSPLPVESQDLGALYYRNYFYTQPHQNWFGMDENLGPIAISIKKERVELRRGGGDASAPASQLAWQYRLIIRTSELLTLRGSVLEDVLPIVKPSNNSATYNTKEVLDYIAPELQLNCLRLGITNTATEEQLLRLDEQRVTRHYKVGVMYCKSGQSTEEEMYNNQEAGPAFVEFLQMLGQTVRLKEFDKYKAGLDNRTDSTGLYSVYTTYQGCEIMFHVSTMLPYTPNNRQQLLRKRHIGNDIVTIVFQEPGAAPFTPRNIRSQFQHVFVVVRVIDPCSENTHYSIAVSRAKEVPLFGPPIKDGAVYPKGEAFTDLLLSKIINGENAAIQSPKFSTMATRTRQEYLKDLAKNYVTATTVETGQKFSIFSSLLMKSSNNSSSNNALVQKLEDCSNDVLVGGALCFHVQVQDEGSGGTLLECIMGVSADTIVFVEEHSRQIILAVPTNTLLGWIVTGEWTRIYYHRGESVRVRNGTDALLRRLASVAPAHAHALSEITLERGAASQLGFHVQPDGLVTAVEGGGPAARAGVRRGARLLEVCRAAVVALPHDHLVDLLKTSDPVTVTLTFATSGRCECQSYAGEAWAQQPGRRRAASPPRSDTSGYGTGGSGRSAASPGGEAAVRRRSQDDSPRHARRPRASANTSSLTEELMRLMDAELGESKSNSAGASAAPSRSSSSGGNPLPLPDASALDWAALVHTATRAMLQICEEHQYPSLDTSESPLETLPNDSAREWNERPSNERVTPVAAGSSAAKPSAEASACGCGLAERVAALEADAACAQRHHHQLEEEVKRLRRHNARLREESARAVWQLRHFTQWLKRTVDKQ